The Pungitius pungitius chromosome 4, fPunPun2.1, whole genome shotgun sequence nucleotide sequence GTCATAATGTATTCGATTTGATGCCTGCAAGCTTTATTTTTGAGCACTAGATTCTCAATGGAAAGGGTGTGAACTATAGTGAGGAATAGAAAAAGGGTTCCCCTCCTGCTGGGCAAGATGATCTGTTATTGGTGTATGTCATCTGCCTCGGAACTGCAGAATCGAACAAGACTGCAGCAAACTCTGCGAGGACAAAGACAGCAGTCTTTGTGCCAcgtgcattttaaaaaaagttcaagGCCCTCTGTGCAAATATTTATTCTGACATTAAGCAGAATTAAGCCAATATGACCAGGGAAGAACGTATCCTCCAGGGTAAATACAAAGAGGGGGTTTCATACTGAGCCGCAATAGAGGAAACGTTCAGCTACTTAATCCGGTCCAATCCTCTGGGTTTTGGCTCGTTTTGATCTTCTCTTCTAGTCTGAGCCGTGTACCGTTTGAAGGTTTAAGGTTGTCAACTTGTTGGCCTGTCAGTCACTTTCAAAAgaatgcaccaaaaaaaaaaaaaaaaaaaaacgtaatgaaAAGAACAGCTGCACTTATTCTCCAGGAGTTTTCTTGACTTTGACCCGTTAAATGTATCCTCGAGAAATCCCAGAGACATCTGTCCAAAGGATCTGTGTCCAACCCACGGCGAACGAGCCTGAGCGGACAACGCGGCTTCGCGGATATACATCTCAGGTTGTGCCTTTTGATTCATTTTGTACGgaacatgtctctctctctccctctctccctctctctctctctccctctctccctctctccctctctctccctctcacaggAGCCGCCTGCCTTCGTGACCGGCTGACGGTCCGTTTCTGTCAGAGTCTCCGCTGGCTCGGCCGCTGCCAGCTGGCCAACGTGCGGGCTCAGTGCTGCAGGACCTGCGGCCCGGTGGCGAGACGCGCCGCCCCCGGACGCCGGTGAGACCTGAGCCGCGGCGTTCCCGAGCCCAAACAATCTGAGCCCTTCGCCGATTTCCACGCCACTACAGACCAAACTCTGCATGTCTCTGCTGGTGGTTTTATTACCCAGGATTGACATTAATTGAAAGAATAATACAGTGCCTCTCTTAGATAATGAggatgtaaatattttttatatgatACAGTTTGACCAGAATGTAATTTCATTCATTGTCTTTATTACAAATATGTGGCTTCATAAGGGCTTTTCTGTGACTGTAGCCGTCCCACTGATGCGTCATTGTACCCACCACAGGAACCTCTGTGGTGGGTACAATGCTCTCCTTTCATGGAGAGCAGCATGAACTCAACAGATAAAAGTAGACCAGTAAGAAGCCCTTTTTAAtatgcaatgtgttttttttttgtttttttgtataatgTGGTACAAACGTTACGAAGCAAACAGGTGCATAAATGCTTGTGACTTGTATAAAAATTAGACCGTTTAACTAGGCCCGCCTCCTAACAGTTATTGGTGCTACTACACCTGTCAAGCTTTTCTCCCCTCACAGATCTGGtgttctgtcctttttttaaacagtgcgTCCTGTTATGGTGAAGTGGCACGTGTAAGCTCGGCTAAACTTATACCAATATACAGCGCTTAAATTCTATCCAATTCAGTATCTCAACTACACCCAAACCTATGTAATAAAGATATGAGGAGATTTTACTGTAGATGGCTATAGTTCTCCAGGGTTTGGATAAGAGCAGATCAACGCACTGTTTAAATTCCTTACACCTTTTATTCAGTTTACCACTTTGTAAGCAGtggccttttttaaattttacatGTTGGTTATTTACTGTGTGAATatgaaacaaaaagggaagaccACAGAAGTGATTACGGCATCGGACCAAAGCCCCATTCCAAGAACCACTTTCCTCAGACAAGGGAACAGAAGTGGAAAAAACGGACCTTGACAGGTCTGTGGTGCCTGGTTACGGTTGCTAAGCTGTAGTTTGTAGCTCACCGAAAACGTAACGTCACACTTTGGCTTCGACGCACAAAATGTATCTTAAGAGACAACGTAAAATGTGAATGGCGCTGGAGGCCAAACATTTCGGGTATCGGCATGAACTGAGTCACTTATCTACTTGAATATTGGATCATTTATCGGTGTTTGTGATAACCACTTCATTGAAATGTGCATCAAATTCAGCAATTCAAAATACATGATTGGGAAATTATTCAAAAGGGAGGGAGCTCCGTAAATTAGTTTAAGTGtggcccattaaaaaaaaatagttttatgtgttttttttacttcttgcaactgtgttttttttttttgtaaaagcaaCTGAACTCTCCCAGACATTTTGCTCCTGACATCATATCCTCCAGTGTTTCCTCATGTTGATCTCAAGGTGACACAGGAGTAAGTGATGCTTTATTGTAAGGAGAAGAATAAATGCTTTCGTCACGTGCCAGGTAACCGGAGGAAGGCCTGTAGTTTATATACACCTTTGTTACCTGGAAGAGGGAAAGTTCATCATGTCCTGTATCGGTAAGGCATTTGTTAAACCTAATCCGATTTCACATCTAGCAGAAAATGTATTATCACACTTGCTTTTGTCAGGCATCACTACACACAACAGTGTGTTGTTACATCTCACACAGTTGGAATAATGTAGATTCataatttgtttttcacatgtaTTCACAATATATATTTCCCTGCCTTTTTATATAGAATGTAGTCATGTAAAAGGCTGTTCTTATTGTttgtaaagcacttttttttaaaagtttacaGGTTGGTGCTGGGAACACAAAATGACAGTAATGTTCATATGCTTCCTTCAGTTTGATGAATCACATCCGTTTGAAATTCTCAGGATTCAATCAGGCCCCTCCCTCTTTGGTTATTGTTATTGTGTCTCTGCCGGTAAAGCCTTGGATTCTATCAGAGGACAAAGGATGGGACAGTAGAGTCCAGCTAACGTCCTTCATTCGCTTTCAATTAACAAAGAATAAAACCCAATCGGACGATGCTTTTGTGGAAACTTCTGGTCGGGAGAGGCACTGAGCAACAATGGCGGCTCTTAAGAGACGTTTCCGTAGCAACGGGCGAGCAGAGAATGGCACTGGAGGCTGTTTCCTTTTTGCTGTTGCGCTCAGAAGGGGTTTGATTGACGGGTGGTTCATGCGAGGACTTACCAAGTTTTTCTTTAAAGGGGCCAATCTTTTTGCAAACAGTTTTCAATGACAGTTTCTCAAATGGCTTTGTGTGTCAaaccatctgggggggggggggggggtgcgggggtcAGGTTAGCCCCCCCGGGTCCCACTCAGACTCTGCAGTAGTTCAGAATATTTTTATACTGTCGAACTTTCATAAGAATTTTCATATTACAcattttgcaaacatattgcagGGTTCATGGAAGCCTTTAACTTTTTCCTCCtaccgatttttttttaattttttttttatttttttgttgcttctggtctttttattttttcgagATTGTACATTTGATGATGATGTCTAATTCCAAGCACAAAATCAAGACTCTCGCCAAACGGCAATCAAAGCCAATAAACACCGTTTCTTCAAAGCAATCAGCTGGCTAATTCCAATCTCAGCCGTACAacattacatgttttgtattgatCACTCATGTGCTGTTACATTTGGACAACTGCATCCTGTACtttaaactgcaaaataaaactttttggggaaaaaaataatgaaatgttaatTCCAAAACCCCTTTTCAAATGCAATGTTCACAAGCATCTAATACTGTTTAAATCTTTCTCTGATGAAATCCTCATTATGATcagaatattaatatttaaatatatatataaaattctGTTTATAATGAGAGGATATCATCAGATTTAAACAGCTTTTATCTAACAAGTTTAAGATGATAATAACGTTGACAGTAAAAACATTGTACAGCTTGAAATGAAGGGTTTAATATGTTGCTGAAGTACAGAGTGAAGATACCAAACGGGACATTACATTTGATAGAGGGGGATTTAAATGAAGAATAACATGCCAAATCATATCATGTTGTTGGTTACGTTACAGTAGAACAGCATTGGACCACAATGTGTTCAGTCATAGAGGGAACTATTGAAAAGAGGTTTAAATGATGATGGAATATTCATGACAAGGAGTAAGTGCAGAACTACCAGTTTCCCTATTTCTGGCAAAGCAGTGAGTTAAACGCGTGTTCGGTGGAGCGTCAGTAATCGACGGGCGGCAGCGTCACCATCTGCGTGAAGTCTTCGTAGTTGATGAGCCCGTTGGACTTGACGTTGGCCTCTTTGAAGAGCTCGTCCACTAcagggaagagaaagagacgcGGCTTCTTAGAACAGGAGGTTTGAGAAAAAACCGCGTCAGCAGTCTGCCGCGATTATTCAaaactcctttttgtttttttgtttgagcgATGACTCCTTAAAAAGAGAAACGCTGCCACACTGTGAtgagacacactgtgatgagacacactgtgatgagacacacagtgatgagacacacagtgatgagacacacagtgatgagacacactgtgatgagacacactgtgatgagacacactgtgatgagacacacagtgatgagacacacagtgatgagacacactgtgatgagacacactgtgatgagacacactgtgatgagacacactgtgatgagacacactgtgatgagacacactgtgatgagacacacagtgatgagacacactgtgatgagacacactgtgatgagacacacagtgatgagacacactgtgatgagacacacagtgatgagacacactgtgatgagacacactgtgatgagacacacagtgatgagacacacagtgatgagacacacagtgatgagacacacagtgatgagACACACTGTCGGCGCGCTTTCTGTTCCTGGAGTTATCGACAGAAAAAACCCAACGCTTTCGCATTCTGACATCGGCAATTTCAACCCAATCTAAAGGCTCACAACAGTTTCTAATGTGAGGAATTTATAGCTGTAGGAATATGACATTAATATAGCAGCAAACAGTTCGCCCTATCGAAATATAGTGTGTATATTTAATAGGGAAATTTGAAAGGCTTTCAGTGAGGGAAGGAATATACAGGTGGTTCACAAGTAAAACGACCTGCTCTTGTTAAGGAAACATTAAGATTTGTAGTCCTGTGTATTGCCATGTTTGCGTGTTGAAGCTTCTTGCTTTTTAAAAGTACATTAATTGAAGTCAAATAGATCAAAATGTCTGATTTTCTCAGTACGACACCTTATAAACGTATACAGAATTATTTAATGTTATAAATGGAGGTCAAATGTCATAGGATCTTTAATTAGAATTCAATTAGATTCTATGAGATGTAATTAGACTTCCTCTACCAAATAAATCTCCTGAATACCTCTGTACAAGAGCAGCaacaaacaatcaaacaaaagAACTGCTTTTCTCGAATGatccaaagaaaaaacaactgcaCACGCTTCACCTCAGTTCAAGAACTTATTATATACTTGTGAACCACATGTATATATTGTTTGACAGCGTGTTGCGGAAACACTCTGCTGCCTTCTTTGGGCTCACGGGGCTACGAGGGGAGTGATGCACACGTGACACGTGGGAGGAAGACACGCTGTAAACATTGGCAGGCGAGGTGGGGGAAGAGCAGGGCCGGCAGCCATTTGACTAAAACGTGTATTGATCAGAACAGACATCCGTCATTCTATTTTTAAGTTTCTTTTTGGGGCTACGAATTCCTCTTGGTGCATTGGTTTCTTTTGATACTTTCAATAAAATCAACCTCCTCAATTGCGCTACAGAGCCGACGCGTTTTTACCCATTTTCGGGTCATTGGTGGAATATGACTTCAAAATCCCAATCCCTGAGCTGAAGTGAGGTCTGGCGGTCTCAGCTGGCCGCGCTCTGCTAACGAGGACCAGGAGGAGCCCGTTCCCAATTTACCTTCTTTGTTTGTGAGTTTCTCCCCCAGCAGGGTGAGCTTGGCCCGCAGCTCCGAGGCCTGGATGAAGCCTTGCTTCTGTTTGTCCGTCATCCTCAGGGCCTCCAGGATTTCGGCCTTGGGGTCCTCCTGCTGCATCTGTCGGTGCATCATCGTCAGGAAGGTGGAGAAGTCCAGCTCGCCGCTCTTTTCTAAACGCggaagtgaaaacaaaacacgcGGCAACAAACGAGGATGAACGCGTTGAGAAGATTTGCCACTTAGGGTTaagacatttttaatgtttttatttttttcatttgatgctCTTTCCTGAATTAAAGGGGGCAATTAAAAAGTGTTTTCGTATAAGAACGCTCTTGACCTTTTAAACCTTGAGCAATTCCTCACAACCCCTCCGGCACACAAACAGCAGGTTCACTCCACGTTGTGTTTTACCGATTTTGTGAACTTGTAGATGTCTTTCAACTTCCCCGAACGTGGGACTTGTGCCGAGGCAGCGCATGACGGTGATCAGGTCTTTGACAACAATCTTGCCCTTTTGTTTCTTGTCGTACAGGGAGAAGCACTCCTTGAACTCTGCAGGGGACATGAAATGCATAGTTACCTTTATAGCATGATTTACTAAGGATTATTATAGTTTATTATAGCATAGATTACTTCATAGCATGATTTAGTAAAAATTATAGTTGATTATAGCATAGTTTACCTAATAGCATGATTTACTAAGGATTATTATAGTTTATTATAGCATAGATTACTTCATAGCATGATTTAGTAAAAATTATAGTTGATTATAGCATAGTTTACTTCATAGCATGATTTACTAAGGATTATTATAGTTGATTATAGCATAGATTACTTCATAGCATGATTTACTAAGGATTATTATAGTTGATTATAGCATAGTTTACTTCATAGCATGATTTAGTAAAGATTATTATAGTTGATTATAGCATAGTTTACTTCATAGCATGATTTAGTAAAGATTATTATAGTTTATTATAGCATGGTTTACTTCATAGCATGATTTAGTAAGATTATTATAGTTTATTATAGCATAGATTACTTCATAGCATGATTTAGTAAGGATTATACTAGTTTATTATAGCATAGATTACTTCATAGCATGATTGAGTAAGGATTATTATAGTTTATTATAGCATAGTTTGCTTCATAGCATGATTTAGTAAAGATTATTATAGTTTATTATAGCATAGATTACTTCATAGCATGATTTAGTAAGGATTATTATAGTTTATTATAGCATAGTTTACTTCATAGCATGATTTAGTAAAGATTATTATAGTTTATTATAGCATAGTTTGCTTCATAGCATGATTTAGTAAAGATTATTATAGTTTATTATAGCATAGTTTCCTTCATAGCATGATTTAGTAAAGATTATTATAGTTTATTATAGCATAGTTTACTTCATAGCATGATTTAGTAAAGATTATTATAGTTTATTAGCGTCATTCAACAGCAGGTCAACTTTTCACAGGTCACAGGATAAAAAAGACTGGGCACAGTCAGCCTTTGTTCCTCATGTTCTTCcttatttctttttcaacatGTTCTAGTTATTAACAAGAAGCAGGCGCAGTACTTTGAGGGAAGATAGAATGGGAAATAGAGCATTTCAGAAGTCTGTTAAGAATGAAACATGCGGCGCTGTGAAATCCTCTTACCGTTGATTTGAACCGGTGTGAAGAATTTAGCCTGTGAGGTGACAAAAGAACGTGTGTCAGCACACAAAGAACAACTCTTACTTaagaaaatacatgaaatgGTTGAATTGGAACGAATGTCGCGCTCTCACCATTTCTGCAGTTGCTGCGCTTCTTTCCAGGAAGAAGATTTCCCCGTGTGCTCTGCGTCACCCGTTCCTCCACCTCTGTTTAAAGTCCACCACCTGAACGCCTCCAGGTAATTTAATATGCGTTGCTATGGAAACGCAGATACCGGATCCATAGGGCTGCATTGTCCTTTCCctttcctccacccccccccccccccccccccctccaacaacAGCCCGGGATCAAATGATCAACATTTCATACGACAAGTTCTGATGACACAGTAGTTTGTAGcagcattttaaattaaactgtagAATATTCGAGATTCGTAGATTCTGTGTTCCGGACGTCAACCTGTTTAAAGTAGAGACGTGGTCCGGGTTGTAGTTGGAGCAATGGAAAATGGCACCCAttatgataataaaataataaaagcgcAAATTTGGCCAAGTGAGgggaaaacattaaatatacaaATCTGCTCCCAAAGTGAGAGCAAATCCAGGtgtgtctttcacctgctggcGAGCATCgtaacttcccccccccccgtggttaGGGGGCGTGGGCTACTAGTGGTGTTCAATCAATGTGAAAGGAATTatgagctttttttatttcatttgtccTTTTAAGATGATTGATTTTAAAGCACATTCCTCGTCCAATAAGGTACCGTTAAGAGacacatctaaaaaaaacagcaataattCAACATTTTACATTAAGATAAACATAAATTGAACCAATGAGGAACCATTAAGCTTTTTTACAAGCAACAAACTTTTACACTAAGAACAATAACTGAACATGTAAAGAACAAAGTATCCGTAAATGAAACTGGTGAATTGTGAACACATTGCACGTAGCTGACAAACATAATGTCAAGAACAATGACATGAAAGAACCATTTTATCATCACTCAGTGCATGTTGGCTGTATGGCTAGATTATAACATCCCGCTATGACCACATCAGGAAATGTAATAGTTCACTTGCTCTCATGTCTCACAATATAAATGTAACTTAATCTTTAAAAGCCTGAACCTGAAAAATACCTGAGACGATTTATCATTCTTTTAAGTTTTAGTTTTCTACTAAGTACAATGCTTTTAAATCACGTTCTTTCTGGTTTACCAACTGGGCGTGTTGTTCACAGAGTAATACCACGCTCGTGTTACTTTCTCATTCTCTTTCCTcctttattttaatctttttagTTTGTTCACAAAAGCTTATGACCCAGTGGGTGTACtatagattttcttttgttaatgcTAAGGACAGTTGGTgctggttttgtgtttttacaaaaagacaacaaacctgccttttttgttttttttaatacgtaGGACGCAAGCGTCCAAGGGTCCTAAATTTGTTTGCTACATCTTTGCTTAAGCATTTTTTGCCTTATCTGTATTAATCCAAGATGTTCTAAAGAACAGACCGATTTCCGCCTGTTAAAGGCTCTGTGACGATATCAAACAAAACGGAGAGAAATCCCTCTCTGAAACGATGGCTGAAGCCAGCGGGACGCAGTGTTTCACAGTGAGGTTGGTTTGCACATCAACAACCTTCATCACTCGTCATCGCTGGAACGAGTGCGGCAGCCACCTCCGACACAGGAAGTCAGctgggggaaagaaaacaacacatcgGTGAGTTCGTACAAACGTGGCtcaggaaaatgttttttcttccaaGATACGAGGCTGTACACACCCGGGCCGAGGTCACTTAGTGGTTCTGCTTGATATGCAAGGTGTAGTAGGACCACGGTTCCGGCACATAAATGAGCCCGGGGTACTTGTTGCGTAACACCGGATCGTTCCACAGGTGGACCACCCACAGTGCGACCAGGAGCAAAGTGACAGTGAAACTGCAGAACAGGAAGAGGCCGTTGCTGTCGGGACTGCGGCCTCGGCGGTGTTGATGGATCACCGTGACAACCATGGCTaggaaggtgaggaggaagagttcGGTGATTTGTCCTTCAGTGACCAGGTACCTGGAACAAATGAGTCGAGAGAAGTTATCGTGAGCACACTTTACATCTACAGCACAAAGAAAAATGTCTACTTTCACAAAAGAACCACAtttataaagaaaaatacatataaatattccGCGAGACTGAACTGAAATCCTGAACAAAAGCATTTGTCATGGACAGGGCCAGCTCTGAGGTATGGAATTATTAAAGATTGTTGTCATATATTACTCTTTTTATAAAAATTCTTTATACTTTTCAGACTACTGAAAAGGTTGCCTCTGGCAAAACCATATATTCATGGGCACAGAAGGTTTTTTTAAAGACTCAAGCAGCCCACTGACCAATAGTAGAGTGCGCTGGGTCCCAGCAGCACACAGCCAGAGGCCGGCAGCCTCTTCTGCTCTTCGGACTTGGTGAAGCAGCCGGTGAAGTAGATGAACAGGATGACAAAGAAAGGAATATACCTGGAATAAAACAAGATGCCCAAAAGGTACCAGTTAGattcacacatttctttgttgCAAAGGAATGATGCAAACCTGGCAGGGCTGAGTGAAAGAAAGAATACTTTTATTTCCAAATATAATTTgagttgaaaaatgtaaatgtttaagaaaaaaaaatggttgaacTGTTATCAGTTTCTCAAACTGAAGGGATGAAACTGGCAGGGAGGTTTCAGTCCAAGTCATCATATGAGACTAGATATCGCTGTAGATTTTGATTTTGGATATGAAAGTGTTTTCTTATAAAGTGCTCCATAGAAGTACGGTGATGTCATTTTACCAGACTGTTTAAGCTGTAATTGATGTGCCTTTACCACCTTAGTCATTGTATTATTCATCTGAAATCTCACTGTCTAAATATTTGATAGAAACGCCACGGTTCCGTCCTACAATATGGTTACAATATCAAGATGAAAACATATTGTGATATTTTGGATCCCTATTCCTGACACTTTCAACGCTTCACTCTTCATAACCTTTGTAAAATGTGCAGTTCTAATGCGTTGCCCCTGTTGAATAGTCAAAAGTTGAGACAGGAAATGTGTGgtcagaaggaaaaaacaaaggtCAGTGTACGGCGTCAAAAGGGGAAACATTGGGCTAATATGgcattttttaataaatctaGTTTAGACAACAATCACTGCATAATATTGGATTCACTTTCCGGTTCGCAAACTACAGGAAAATAACCGCATATTCCAGCCCACTGACAACTATATTTACTCCCTTTTGTTTCTTACATTTAAGTGTTTTCTAAAGAGACAACAAAACGTACCACATCAAGTGTCCCAGCTGTTCATCATAATaatacagcagctcaaaggaGTCGATCTGTGTAGGAAGGACAAAGACCAATTGAATGTTCTCATTGCAACAATCACACAGGTGGTTTAATGACACATTAATATCCTGCATGAGATTCTGAGTCTGTGTCCAATGCCACAGTGCCCCCTACTGTTCTACTTTATCACAACTATTAAGAAGGAAACACGTCCACAGACAGACAAAATGGGCAAAGGAACATGTCAAATGCCTCTTATGCCTTTAAGGAACTTATTATGCCTCAAAAAAGGCACAATAGGATTTGAATAATTCCTCTCCCAACTATTCCTTGACTAGAAAGCCTTTCTGTTCTAGTTCTGTTCACTCTTGGCTTATTGCATTTAAGTCGCTCTGGATCAAAGCGTCAGCTaagtaaaatgtaatgtaatataataaagACTTGTTTTTACACTGAAAAGCAAAAAGAGTCcttcaaaatattaaaaaaaaaatgaaaaacacaatccTTGATTCAGGTTACTTATACAACCTCCACTTTTAATGCacttaaaatacacatttcagTCAAAATGTTTGTTAGGGAAAAGAAAATCTCTACATGCTACATAGCTACATGTAAATGTTGGTTTAATAATAACGCCCCAGATATGTTCAACATTAACCTTTTTACATCTTGTGGGAATCAGGATGACAGAAAAACTATCTGACGGCAACAACAgagcggagagaaaaaaaataatctgccTTCCTGCACAGTATGAAAAAGCCTTCTGGGTGCAACCGGCGTGAAAATACCGATATATTTTGTGGCGTGTTGTCAGTTTGTGCCATAGTTGGACaagaaaagttattttcctttttaactgACTATTCTCTGGAGAATCATGGCgagcaacacaaacagattgtggttgttgttgtataACACCACAAAAGGGGGCAATTaccaaaaatgtattattggattattttaaatgacaacaGGAACCAAGAGTTTTCAaaggaaattaatttcaaaaggaaatcttACACCTTGACAGTGAAAGTGTACCCTGGTCCACTCAAACACAGTAGATACTCACCAGTGAGGCAGGTTTGAGGTCTTTGATGATGGGGTTCTCTCTGACTGACAGGTGGAGCTGGTAGCCGCTCAGGATGAGCCGATGGTTGATGGAGTCTCCCACCAGGTGGATGCTGGCCCCCATCACAAAGGTGATGATGCAGAGGTAAACCGCCGAGCGAGGCGGCGCCCTGGGACTGCGCTCGATCAGCTGAATGGAGCAATGACACGCAGCGTATACGACTTTGTCCTCGGGTATTCAATCACAGGCCCAACATGCGTCCCTTGAGAAAACCAGGCGACTGCTGCCCATTTCTCCGCAGACATTTATGAATTAAACCACAGTACCTTGAGTGGCAGATATGTTACCTTGTGTCAGAttaactttaaactttaaaaaacaggCTACATCCAAAGTGTCCTTTTCAGTCATATTAGGTTGCCCTGTGGTGCAGAAGCAATCCACAGTTGTCAGGAGTTCTATCAGGATTTTAATACTTTCAGCATAATTAATACGCAATAATAAATATCATTCATAATTGGCACCTCAGGTCAAGCAGCTTGCTGCTGTGTATTTGAGCTGTTTATACGTGCTGCAAATATGGCAAGCTTTCAAATGCTATTTAATCAGGTGAACTAGCTTCCAAAATACTTACGGGTTTAATCAGTCTGATACAGAGAAGAAATGTTGTTTGTATTCTTACCTTGAGCATTAGGAATGGTGTTATGACATTGTAGGCCATGTGGAAATAGTCTCCAGCGCTGGGCTTGTTCAGGGGAAACCACTCCAGAGGAAGGATAATCTAATACAATATGATACAGAGAAACAATTGTGTTTCTATTACTCCACAAAATCTATTATAACCAACCATTTCTTTTCCTGTCATTATTTAAAATTGCATGTGAAAAGCGGGCAAATGATCCTTCTTACCATGGCAATCGGTCTTCCGAAGTCCAGTATCCAGTTCTGCAGAGTCAGACAGAACCACAGGTCAAAGTGGAAATGCGGCCTCCCCTGCTGAGGCCCCTTTTCCTTGGAACCACCAGGACTGCTGTCGACATACAAATAGCGAGTCGTTGTGATGAAGCAACATTACAAAAGCAAAGGGCAGTAAAGAGGTTGAGATGTAATAGAATCG carries:
- the calml4a gene encoding calmodulin-like protein 4a; protein product: MAKFFTPVQINEFKECFSLYDKKQKGKIVVKDLITVMRCLGTSPTFGEVERHLQVHKIEKSGELDFSTFLTMMHRQMQQEDPKAEILEALRMTDKQKQGFIQASELRAKLTLLGEKLTNKEVDELFKEANVKSNGLINYEDFTQMVTLPPVDY
- the LOC119198780 gene encoding ceroid-lipofuscinosis neuronal protein 6 isoform X1, with translation MQPVRSRRSKDLPSTKKTSSPGGSKEKGPQQGRPHFHFDLWFCLTLQNWILDFGRPIAMIILPLEWFPLNKPSAGDYFHMAYNVITPFLMLKLIERSPRAPPRSAVYLCIITFVMGASIHLVGDSINHRLILSGYQLHLSVRENPIIKDLKPASLIDSFELLYYYDEQLGHLMWYIPFFVILFIYFTGCFTKSEEQKRLPASGCVLLGPSALYYWYLVTEGQITELFLLTFLAMVVTVIHQHRRGRSPDSNGLFLFCSFTVTLLLVALWVVHLWNDPVLRNKYPGLIYVPEPWSYYTLHIKQNH
- the LOC119198780 gene encoding ceroid-lipofuscinosis neuronal protein 6 isoform X2, with translation MQPVRSRRSKDLPSTKKTSPGGSKEKGPQQGRPHFHFDLWFCLTLQNWILDFGRPIAMIILPLEWFPLNKPSAGDYFHMAYNVITPFLMLKLIERSPRAPPRSAVYLCIITFVMGASIHLVGDSINHRLILSGYQLHLSVRENPIIKDLKPASLIDSFELLYYYDEQLGHLMWYIPFFVILFIYFTGCFTKSEEQKRLPASGCVLLGPSALYYWYLVTEGQITELFLLTFLAMVVTVIHQHRRGRSPDSNGLFLFCSFTVTLLLVALWVVHLWNDPVLRNKYPGLIYVPEPWSYYTLHIKQNH